A region from the Candidatus Electrothrix scaldis genome encodes:
- a CDS encoding rhomboid family intramembrane serine protease, with amino-acid sequence MTESTQLNTTEHPFPAHEQGESAPEQQQTPWITYTVICLCAVIWAYLNFAKDLPYYTDVVDTVAPRGFRIWTGAIWALVTAAFVHFDFWHILFNMWWTKDFGRILEPSMGRKTYLAFILAAAIVSSGVQLLFTDQTGIGFSGVVYAMFGFGIVARRVYPHYQQIFDKRTVQWLLIWLGACIVLTHFDVMNIANEAHIAGFLFGLCIGMVFVARSYVAVCSLALALLTSMTVLSVTYLPWSEQWRSRHEILEFVELGEKAKAGDPEAQFQYGDVFMEYEEDKAEGISWLRKSAEQGYVPALNSLAWILATDPDPAFRNGTEAVELALRACEKDGWNEAMYIDTLAAAYAEADRWEEAIATQQQAIEKLGNEEAPVKALYQEHLQKYQQHQKVRE; translated from the coding sequence ATGACCGAGTCAACACAGCTGAATACGACTGAACACCCTTTCCCTGCTCATGAGCAAGGAGAATCGGCACCCGAGCAGCAGCAAACCCCGTGGATCACCTATACCGTGATCTGCCTCTGTGCAGTCATCTGGGCCTACCTGAACTTTGCCAAAGATCTGCCATACTACACAGATGTCGTTGATACCGTAGCTCCGCGAGGGTTCCGCATCTGGACCGGTGCGATCTGGGCACTGGTCACGGCTGCATTCGTGCATTTCGATTTCTGGCATATCCTGTTCAATATGTGGTGGACCAAAGACTTCGGGCGCATACTTGAACCGAGCATGGGACGCAAGACCTATCTCGCCTTTATCCTTGCCGCCGCTATTGTCAGCTCCGGGGTGCAGCTGCTGTTTACAGATCAGACAGGCATCGGCTTTTCCGGGGTCGTCTATGCGATGTTCGGGTTTGGGATTGTGGCGCGGCGGGTGTATCCTCATTATCAACAGATCTTTGACAAAAGGACGGTGCAATGGCTGCTCATCTGGCTTGGCGCGTGCATCGTTCTCACCCACTTCGATGTAATGAACATCGCCAATGAGGCACATATTGCAGGGTTTCTGTTCGGGCTTTGCATAGGCATGGTCTTTGTCGCCCGTTCATATGTTGCGGTCTGTAGTTTGGCCCTTGCGCTCCTGACCTCCATGACGGTCCTCTCTGTCACCTATTTACCCTGGTCTGAGCAATGGCGTTCACGCCACGAGATCCTTGAGTTTGTCGAGCTGGGGGAAAAAGCTAAAGCAGGTGATCCCGAAGCACAGTTCCAGTATGGGGATGTTTTCATGGAGTATGAGGAAGACAAGGCTGAAGGAATATCATGGTTGAGAAAGTCAGCCGAGCAAGGCTATGTCCCTGCTTTGAATAGCCTTGCCTGGATCTTGGCAACAGATCCTGACCCTGCTTTTCGCAACGGTACCGAGGCCGTGGAGCTGGCATTACGTGCCTGCGAAAAAGACGGATGGAATGAAGCAATGTATATAGACACCCTGGCTGCCGCCTATGCGGAAGCTGACAGGTGGGAAGAAGCCATTGCCACTCAGCAACAGGCGATTGAGAAGCTGGGAAATGAGGAGGCTCCGGTCAAGGCCCTCTATCAGGAGCACCTGCAAAAGTACCAGCAGCATCAGAAGGTGAGGGAGTAG
- a CDS encoding UPF0175 family protein, with product MDVTVQIPDQYLLDISAGELAARLKLSAALLMFRAGKFSAGAACEFAGIDRYTFLEACRQHRIDTVDYDPDELEADLAGLLRGDAPSC from the coding sequence ATGGATGTAACTGTGCAGATTCCAGACCAATATCTTCTGGACATATCGGCAGGCGAACTGGCCGCACGACTGAAACTTTCCGCAGCCTTGCTGATGTTTCGGGCCGGGAAGTTCTCAGCAGGCGCGGCCTGCGAGTTTGCCGGGATTGATCGGTATACCTTTCTTGAGGCGTGTCGGCAGCACCGCATTGATACGGTTGATTATGACCCGGACGAACTGGAAGCGGATCTTGCGGGACTTCTCCGGGGAGATGCGCCGTCATGCTGA
- a CDS encoding sigma-54 dependent transcriptional regulator, with translation MRTILLISQAPEVLAVFQESCTQGAHIFSCPSLDAALRTLSAHRCEALFVDMEILRETAAAHGSSYKATLQPFWLQYPSLDIVVMTSQEMLREAVATVKQGASDYIMYPIIADEIRLVINNLKDSQQVQSELDYLRDQFWGRDAAPFIQTSCPAMHKVFEDVRAVAPTKSTVLLTGETGTGKGVLAGLIHKHSNRRDEPFISVHCGAIPDTLLESELFGHEKGAFTGAIKKKQGRFEVANNGTIFLDEIGTITPSAQIKLLQVLQDGCLQRIGSEHDTKVNVRVIAATNENLKQLCEEKKFRQDLYYRLNVFPIELPPLRERKEDIPGLTEGFIRRFNRLYAKEIIDIHPQVIDAFLRYSWPGNIRELENIIERSCIIERSSMLLPDSFPAELFVHDDTLTRIQMDTMLPLAEVRRRGIEEIERCYLKEVLSSKKGKINRSAEAAGVSTRQLHKLMKKYGLKREEFK, from the coding sequence ATGCGTACTATTTTGCTTATCAGTCAGGCCCCTGAGGTGCTGGCCGTGTTTCAGGAAAGCTGCACCCAAGGTGCCCATATCTTTTCCTGCCCCTCTCTGGATGCGGCATTGCGCACTCTCAGCGCCCATCGCTGCGAAGCACTCTTTGTCGATATGGAAATCCTGCGGGAGACAGCCGCAGCTCATGGAAGCAGTTACAAGGCAACCCTGCAACCCTTCTGGCTCCAATACCCGAGCCTGGATATCGTGGTCATGACCTCACAGGAGATGCTACGGGAAGCGGTTGCTACGGTAAAACAGGGGGCCAGTGACTACATCATGTACCCCATCATTGCCGATGAAATCCGCTTGGTCATCAACAACCTGAAGGATTCCCAGCAGGTTCAGTCCGAGCTGGATTATCTCAGGGATCAGTTCTGGGGCCGTGATGCAGCGCCTTTTATCCAGACAAGCTGCCCTGCCATGCATAAAGTCTTTGAAGATGTCCGGGCAGTAGCTCCAACAAAAAGTACCGTATTACTCACTGGTGAGACCGGGACAGGAAAAGGCGTGCTGGCCGGGCTCATCCACAAACACAGCAACCGACGGGATGAGCCCTTTATCAGTGTTCATTGCGGGGCAATACCTGATACCCTGCTGGAAAGCGAACTCTTTGGTCACGAGAAAGGGGCCTTTACCGGGGCGATCAAGAAAAAACAAGGGAGATTCGAGGTAGCCAATAACGGCACAATCTTCCTTGATGAGATTGGCACCATCACGCCATCAGCCCAGATAAAACTGCTCCAGGTCCTTCAGGATGGCTGTCTCCAGCGAATAGGCAGTGAACACGACACCAAGGTCAATGTCCGGGTTATTGCGGCGACCAACGAGAACCTCAAGCAACTCTGCGAGGAAAAGAAATTTCGCCAGGATTTATACTACCGCCTCAATGTCTTTCCCATTGAACTGCCGCCCTTGCGCGAGCGCAAAGAGGACATCCCCGGCCTCACCGAGGGCTTTATCCGCAGGTTCAACCGGCTCTACGCCAAAGAGATCATCGATATTCACCCTCAGGTGATAGATGCCTTTCTCAGGTACTCCTGGCCAGGGAATATCCGTGAGTTGGAAAACATCATTGAGCGCTCCTGCATTATTGAACGCTCTTCCATGCTCCTGCCGGACAGCTTCCCGGCAGAACTCTTTGTCCATGACGATACCCTGACAAGAATCCAGATGGACACCATGCTCCCCCTGGCCGAGGTTCGCAGGCGGGGCATTGAGGAGATTGAGCGTTGCTACCTTAAGGAGGTCTTGAGCAGCAAGAAGGGAAAGATTAACCGCAGCGCAGAGGCCGCTGGCGTCAGTACCCGACAGCTCCATAAGCTGATGAAAAAATATGGGCTCAAGCGTGAGGAGTTTAAATGA
- a CDS encoding DUF3368 domain-containing protein → MLIIADSSALVALALCNGLELLDRLFAEIRVPQAVYDEVIVEGKPAAQTLQAYLRGKIVPVPLENVVITGAGLGPGEIEAMALYKSMRADYLLIDDNRARKVARLNYVRITGSQGVLLMAKHHGLITHVRPYLEQLRATDIRISERLIERTLALAGE, encoded by the coding sequence ATGCTGATCATCGCGGACAGCTCCGCACTCGTGGCCCTGGCATTATGTAACGGGCTTGAGTTGCTTGACCGTCTGTTTGCGGAAATTCGGGTACCGCAGGCCGTGTATGATGAAGTCATCGTGGAGGGGAAACCTGCCGCGCAGACGCTTCAGGCGTATCTCCGAGGCAAGATTGTACCTGTCCCTCTGGAGAATGTGGTCATCACCGGAGCCGGACTGGGGCCCGGGGAAATCGAGGCGATGGCCCTGTATAAATCAATGCGGGCGGATTATCTGCTGATTGATGACAACCGGGCGCGCAAGGTTGCCCGACTGAATTATGTCCGAATCACCGGCAGCCAGGGAGTGCTGCTCATGGCAAAGCATCATGGGCTGATTACCCATGTGCGACCGTATCTTGAGCAGCTGCGGGCCACGGATATTCGGATCAGTGAGCGTTTGATTGAGCGGACGCTTGCGTTGGCGGGAGAATAG
- a CDS encoding RHS repeat-associated core domain-containing protein, translating to MYTWRSGGEGWDSPLWPSANDPLADITRWHYHEATGLLESKEDAQHHQTLYSYIENGKLYTRTWARNSASLVTTYSYDFNTGDLTGIDYSDSTPDIGFTYYRSGQRHTVSDAVGTRTFAYNTALQPDTETISGLISRTLTRSYETTGVIGRNTGFSTDGSYAVTYGYDSTGRFGGVSWNVGTHSDTVQYGYEPNSHLLKSATFSTGASTGYSYEPHRNLKTSVLNTYNATTISQFDYTHDNIGRRKTMTTSGDAFSISLPVPPDQKLVNTGTYTSVGYTANDLNQYTSVETNGAAASPAYDDDGDLTDDGAFTYTWNGENRLITITPKTPAIGDKKLEFLYDYMGRRARKITTAWDGSTWQSDETCFFAYDGWNLIEELDGTGATTASYVHGLDLSQSLQGAGGIGGILARVDHGTDKVHLYFYDANGNVGQLLDSADGSVAAAYEYAPFGGLTSAMGSYAEINPFRFSSKYADDVIGLYYYGYRYYSPRLGRWLSRDPIGEEGGVNLYGFVGNEPIGRWDYLGLKVSVIVLGDSMTFGTCNKNTGQFFTGYAAYLTIKNTGNLWFYAGGPGQRIREIRSKYEDKAAQCTEKVAILSMMGMNDALSLALDYRDNKYNETTRAENYQKRYKSAVESWEGLYNSLKSDFSRLDPKKKVLFVTITVPAVAATPKLGKQFKGIIGKINRFLTSLNADMSRTCGPDGDWWNCEIADASGMAHTMVTDTQGKPDPNRGDDGVHFFDYKSKAIADMVSRIVNEWSGE from the coding sequence ATGTATACCTGGCGGAGCGGAGGAGAGGGCTGGGATTCCCCGCTCTGGCCGTCGGCCAATGATCCCCTGGCCGATATCACCCGCTGGCATTACCACGAGGCCACCGGTCTGCTGGAGTCCAAAGAAGACGCGCAGCATCACCAGACCCTTTACAGCTATATTGAGAACGGAAAACTCTACACCAGGACCTGGGCGCGAAACTCAGCTTCTCTTGTCACGACCTATAGTTATGACTTCAACACTGGGGATCTGACCGGGATTGATTATTCCGATTCCACCCCGGATATCGGCTTCACCTATTACCGTTCCGGCCAGAGGCACACGGTCAGTGATGCGGTCGGTACCCGTACCTTTGCCTATAACACCGCTCTTCAACCAGATACCGAGACCATCTCCGGGCTGATCAGCCGGACGCTCACCCGTTCCTATGAAACGACCGGAGTGATCGGCAGAAACACCGGCTTCAGCACGGACGGCAGCTATGCCGTAACCTACGGCTATGACAGCACCGGACGCTTCGGAGGTGTTTCCTGGAATGTCGGTACGCACAGCGATACTGTGCAGTATGGCTACGAGCCAAACTCACACCTGCTGAAAAGCGCAACCTTCAGTACCGGTGCATCAACAGGCTATTCCTATGAACCCCATCGTAACCTGAAAACCTCGGTACTGAATACGTATAACGCCACAACAATTTCACAGTTCGACTATACCCATGACAATATAGGCCGCCGAAAAACCATGACGACCTCCGGGGATGCCTTTTCCATCTCCCTGCCGGTTCCGCCGGATCAGAAGCTGGTCAACACGGGAACCTATACCTCGGTCGGCTACACGGCGAATGATCTGAATCAGTATACCTCCGTGGAGACGAACGGGGCAGCGGCCAGTCCGGCGTATGATGACGACGGCGACCTTACCGACGACGGGGCCTTCACCTATACCTGGAACGGAGAGAACCGGCTCATCACCATTACGCCGAAAACCCCGGCTATCGGTGACAAAAAACTTGAGTTTCTCTATGATTACATGGGCCGCAGAGCGCGGAAAATTACAACCGCCTGGGACGGCTCAACTTGGCAATCTGATGAAACCTGCTTCTTTGCCTACGATGGCTGGAACCTGATTGAGGAACTGGACGGAACTGGAGCAACCACGGCAAGCTATGTTCACGGGCTTGATTTGTCGCAGAGTTTACAGGGAGCTGGCGGCATCGGCGGTATCCTGGCCCGTGTTGATCACGGAACAGATAAGGTTCACCTCTATTTCTACGATGCTAACGGTAATGTGGGTCAACTCCTCGACAGCGCGGACGGCTCTGTCGCTGCCGCCTACGAGTACGCGCCTTTCGGCGGTCTGACTTCCGCTATGGGAAGCTATGCTGAGATTAATCCGTTTCGATTTTCCAGCAAATACGCTGATGATGTTATCGGGTTGTATTATTATGGGTATCGGTATTATTCGCCCAGGCTGGGTAGGTGGCTAAGCCGAGATCCGATTGGGGAAGAGGGTGGGGTTAATTTGTATGGGTTTGTGGGGAATGAGCCGATTGGACGATGGGATTATTTGGGGTTGAAGGTTTCGGTTATTGTTTTGGGGGACTCAATGACCTTTGGAACATGTAATAAAAACACAGGACAATTTTTTACTGGATATGCTGCTTATCTTACTATAAAAAATACTGGTAACTTATGGTTTTATGCTGGAGGCCCCGGACAACGAATCCGTGAAATCAGGTCAAAATATGAAGATAAGGCAGCTCAATGCACTGAAAAGGTCGCAATTTTATCAATGATGGGAATGAACGATGCACTCTCATTGGCACTTGACTATCGTGACAATAAGTATAATGAGACGACCCGGGCGGAAAACTATCAGAAGCGGTATAAGTCCGCCGTGGAGAGCTGGGAAGGGCTGTACAATTCCCTGAAGAGCGATTTCAGCCGACTTGATCCCAAAAAGAAGGTGCTCTTTGTGACCATCACTGTTCCCGCCGTGGCCGCCACGCCGAAACTTGGCAAGCAGTTCAAAGGCATTATCGGCAAAATCAATCGGTTCCTCACCTCTCTGAATGCCGACATGTCACGGACGTGCGGGCCGGACGGGGATTGGTGGAACTGCGAAATCGCCGATGCATCTGGAATGGCTCATACAATGGTTACAGACACCCAGGGAAAGCCCGACCCGAACAGAGGCGATGACGGCGTTCACTTTTTTGATTACAAGAGCAAGGCCATCGCGGATATGGTGTCCCGAATTGTCAACGAATGGTCGGGAGAATAA
- a CDS encoding radical SAM protein, giving the protein MTADLIARTVDFKAGERNVFFHLLTACNLSCQHCYINPPQHGTETLPVDTVLKWLRLFARPAQESNLILLGGEPTLHPDLAQIIRAAKSMRYAVTVDSNGYLFHDLLEQIRPAELDFLSFSLDGPDAALNDSIRGQGVFAVCTENLRKAVRLGFRTSLIYTVSARNIDHLHRMPALLAELGVRRFFIQVIGLRGKPATASPEEEQWQVDPAHWLDVVPEVARQAARAGIHVTYPKVFLGAEESFACAGQVAENYFIFPNGRVYRCPLCEDYPIHSLCIEDDQLHKHEGLNEDRFFSLDIPEGCVMNKLLQPDTLEYLPDGQVKHRISCCMLKQEILPVGRGEGGRI; this is encoded by the coding sequence ATGACTGCCGACCTCATCGCAAGGACGGTTGACTTTAAGGCCGGTGAGCGCAATGTCTTTTTTCATCTGCTCACAGCCTGTAACCTCTCCTGTCAGCATTGTTATATAAATCCTCCCCAGCACGGAACAGAAACTCTGCCTGTTGATACCGTGCTGAAATGGCTGCGTCTCTTTGCCCGGCCTGCACAGGAAAGTAATCTTATTTTGCTCGGCGGTGAGCCTACCCTCCATCCTGATCTGGCCCAGATTATCCGGGCTGCTAAGTCCATGCGCTATGCTGTGACTGTGGACTCCAATGGCTATCTTTTTCACGACCTTTTGGAACAGATCAGGCCTGCGGAGCTGGATTTTCTCAGCTTCAGTCTGGATGGACCGGACGCAGCTCTTAATGATTCCATCCGTGGGCAGGGTGTTTTTGCGGTCTGCACAGAAAACCTGCGTAAGGCTGTCCGGCTGGGCTTCCGTACCAGCCTTATTTACACGGTTTCAGCCCGCAATATTGATCATCTGCATCGTATGCCCGCCCTGTTGGCAGAGCTCGGGGTACGCCGTTTCTTTATTCAGGTGATCGGGCTACGAGGCAAACCTGCCACTGCTTCGCCGGAAGAAGAACAATGGCAGGTGGATCCGGCCCATTGGCTGGATGTTGTACCCGAGGTGGCCCGGCAGGCCGCCCGTGCCGGTATTCATGTGACCTATCCCAAGGTTTTTCTCGGTGCGGAAGAGTCCTTTGCCTGCGCAGGTCAGGTGGCGGAAAACTATTTTATTTTTCCCAACGGCAGGGTCTATCGTTGTCCGCTTTGTGAGGATTATCCCATTCATAGCCTGTGTATTGAGGATGATCAGTTGCACAAGCATGAGGGCCTGAATGAAGATCGTTTTTTCTCCTTAGACATACCAGAAGGCTGCGTGATGAATAAACTTCTACAGCCTGATACCCTTGAGTATCTCCCTGATGGGCAGGTGAAACACCGTATCTCCTGCTGTATGCTGAAACAGGAGATCCTCCCGGTCGGACGCGGAGAGGGAGGAAGAATATGA
- a CDS encoding BLUF domain-containing protein, whose amino-acid sequence MHLIIYISDYTGADKEIGRDLIKIHKSSSKNNPGLDITGVLFYHNRNFLQALEGEQGHLEELMATLEKDPRHTQITRLVDTKVARRGFPDWQMDVFNLDADAVLDRKDLAIYEEMFSTQCTMDAPVFINMLKSLYENIELYKITME is encoded by the coding sequence ATGCACCTCATAATCTACATAAGCGACTATACCGGGGCAGATAAAGAGATAGGAAGAGATCTTATAAAAATCCATAAGTCATCAAGCAAAAACAACCCCGGTCTCGACATCACCGGCGTGCTCTTCTATCATAACCGTAATTTTCTTCAGGCACTGGAAGGAGAACAGGGACATCTGGAGGAACTTATGGCTACGCTTGAAAAGGATCCCCGCCATACCCAAATTACCCGACTTGTTGACACCAAGGTTGCAAGAAGGGGATTCCCGGACTGGCAAATGGATGTTTTTAATCTGGATGCTGATGCAGTTCTCGATCGGAAAGATCTGGCAATCTACGAGGAAATGTTTTCCACCCAATGCACGATGGATGCGCCTGTGTTTATCAATATGCTGAAATCTCTTTATGAGAATATTGAATTGTACAAAATAACTATGGAATAA
- a CDS encoding DUF86 domain-containing protein, with the protein MSSRITSHFLADILAAINAIARFTAQMDFEQFQRDEKTIRAVERELEIIGEAVKKIPEHITAAHPSVPWRAIAGMRDRLIHHYWDTEAAILWSTVEDSLPELQTEITAIIEAEKINRPQAPDVQG; encoded by the coding sequence GTGAGTAGCCGTATAACATCTCACTTTCTCGCCGATATCCTTGCGGCCATCAACGCGATTGCACGGTTCACCGCACAAATGGATTTCGAGCAGTTCCAGCGTGACGAAAAGACAATCCGCGCGGTTGAACGGGAACTTGAAATCATCGGTGAAGCGGTGAAGAAGATTCCCGAACACATTACCGCAGCACATCCCTCTGTTCCCTGGCGGGCAATAGCAGGAATGCGGGACCGGCTGATTCATCATTACTGGGACACGGAAGCGGCTATCCTCTGGAGCACTGTCGAAGACTCGCTGCCGGAGCTGCAAACGGAAATAACCGCGATCATCGAAGCGGAAAAGATCAACAGGCCGCAAGCTCCCGATGTTCAAGGCTGA
- a CDS encoding SH3 domain-containing protein, whose translation MHPRHYLSFCLMFLLVSSFISSAANAAPRPEIGEIKINGDGYVLMTENPNADSQPVGWIPEGDFVQILAGPFAGTIDRIPTEWHQVEYRKQTGFVLSHLLNFYRFSSRSEPKDIAKIRINGNGYINIRASSSIDSPQIGCIPEGKIIKLQSDPIEGYVGDRKGSWYKVDDQGTIGYIWEDLLDFYSLFPQDEPEDSEKKDDGKTDDRKIAEMVMEMIRNGQEIVFSYRDGKLLLSPTQPALPYPVNDGY comes from the coding sequence ATGCACCCACGTCATTATCTTTCTTTTTGTCTCATGTTCCTGCTGGTATCCAGCTTTATCAGTAGTGCTGCCAACGCTGCGCCTCGCCCTGAGATTGGGGAAATCAAAATCAACGGGGATGGCTATGTTCTCATGACAGAAAATCCCAATGCGGACTCCCAGCCAGTGGGATGGATACCGGAAGGCGACTTTGTCCAGATCCTTGCCGGGCCCTTTGCAGGGACCATCGACAGAATCCCCACGGAATGGCATCAGGTCGAATACAGAAAGCAAACAGGTTTTGTTTTAAGCCACCTCTTGAATTTCTATAGATTCTCATCCCGTTCAGAACCTAAGGACATTGCCAAAATTAGAATCAATGGCAACGGATATATTAATATACGGGCAAGCTCAAGCATCGACTCCCCCCAAATAGGCTGTATACCGGAGGGCAAAATCATCAAGTTACAGAGCGATCCCATCGAAGGCTATGTTGGCGACAGAAAGGGCTCTTGGTACAAGGTGGATGATCAAGGGACGATAGGGTACATCTGGGAGGATTTGCTTGATTTCTATTCTCTCTTCCCGCAAGACGAACCAGAAGATTCAGAAAAGAAAGATGACGGGAAAACTGATGATAGGAAAATTGCCGAAATGGTTATGGAGATGATCAGGAATGGACAGGAGATCGTCTTTAGCTATAGGGATGGCAAATTACTCCTCAGTCCAACGCAGCCCGCACTTCCATACCCTGTGAACGATGGGTATTAA
- a CDS encoding tetratricopeptide repeat protein codes for MTGRAMEDIEQVYAQALAAHEQGDVAAAVELYGKILLHFPDADVVLYNQGLALFDLERYAEAVQVLAQAAELRKDDADIWYNLALALKQGKRYAEAVDAYTQALALQPDDRDVLFNLANCCRESGDAEQAATVYTRLLELEPEHASALNNFAYLCHRQQDYSQAEELYLRLLELEPDHAGALHMLAALRGDAEEAPEKAYVRDLFDQYSDSFEQSLVEKLEYRVPELLAKLVSRTLSKEKEGEKKIYQHGLDLGCGTGLAGEFFKSSCAQLTGVDLSEKMIAQATDKNLYHRLVADDVVHFLKQDEHHYDLLMAADLLTYLADLEPLLRAAHQRSAAGALFVFSTEHGEEAQWQVCPTGRFAHHPDYVAEAARRCGWQVLHSEGADLRREADFWVRGDLFVLKKSDLS; via the coding sequence ATGACAGGGAGAGCTATGGAAGATATAGAGCAGGTCTATGCCCAGGCACTTGCTGCTCATGAACAAGGTGATGTGGCAGCAGCTGTCGAGCTCTACGGAAAAATTCTTCTTCATTTTCCAGATGCGGATGTAGTGCTCTATAATCAGGGTTTGGCTCTCTTTGATTTGGAGCGTTATGCCGAGGCTGTACAAGTCCTTGCCCAGGCGGCAGAGCTGCGCAAGGATGATGCAGATATCTGGTATAATCTGGCCCTGGCCCTGAAGCAGGGGAAGCGCTATGCAGAGGCTGTGGATGCCTATACGCAGGCCCTTGCTTTGCAACCCGATGACCGGGATGTGCTCTTTAATCTGGCGAATTGTTGCCGGGAGAGTGGCGATGCTGAGCAGGCAGCAACTGTCTATACCCGCTTGCTGGAGCTGGAGCCGGAGCATGCCTCTGCCCTGAATAATTTCGCCTATCTCTGTCATCGGCAACAGGACTATAGTCAGGCCGAAGAGCTGTATCTGCGCCTTTTGGAGTTGGAACCTGATCATGCCGGAGCCTTGCACATGCTGGCCGCCTTGCGGGGCGATGCTGAAGAAGCGCCGGAGAAGGCCTATGTCCGGGATCTTTTTGATCAGTACAGCGACAGCTTTGAGCAGAGTCTGGTGGAAAAGTTGGAATACCGGGTGCCGGAGTTACTTGCCAAACTTGTGTCCCGAACCCTTTCCAAGGAGAAAGAAGGGGAGAAGAAGATATATCAGCATGGTCTGGACCTTGGTTGCGGGACCGGACTGGCGGGTGAGTTCTTCAAAAGCTCCTGCGCGCAACTCACCGGGGTGGACCTGTCCGAAAAGATGATTGCCCAGGCTACTGATAAGAATCTGTATCATCGACTGGTTGCCGATGATGTGGTGCATTTTCTCAAACAGGACGAGCATCACTATGATTTGCTCATGGCAGCGGATCTTTTGACCTACCTGGCTGATCTGGAACCGTTGCTCCGGGCAGCACATCAGCGGAGCGCAGCAGGTGCTCTCTTTGTCTTTTCCACCGAGCATGGGGAGGAGGCTCAGTGGCAGGTCTGTCCCACTGGTCGTTTTGCCCATCATCCTGACTATGTTGCCGAGGCGGCTCGGCGCTGCGGCTGGCAGGTTCTTCATTCCGAGGGAGCTGACCTGCGCCGGGAAGCAGATTTCTGGGTGAGGGGAGATCTGTTTGTGTTGAAGAAGTCGGATCTCTCCTGA
- the wrbA gene encoding NAD(P)H:quinone oxidoreductase: MKVLIVYYSMYGHVYKLAQAAAEGAESVDSAEVMIRRVPETLSQEVLEKMSADHAQNEQKDVPICTVEELGQADAVIFGTPTRFGNMCGQMRQFLDSTGQLWMLGALIGKPGSVITSSNTQHGGQESTILSFHISLLHHGMVIVGLPYSFQGQMTTDEITGGSPYGASVIAGHDGSRLPSANELAGARFQGEHVAKIAKKLMA, from the coding sequence ATGAAAGTGTTAATTGTTTATTACTCAATGTACGGACATGTCTACAAATTGGCTCAGGCTGCTGCTGAAGGGGCAGAATCTGTGGACTCTGCGGAAGTGATGATACGCAGGGTACCGGAAACACTCTCTCAAGAAGTGTTAGAAAAGATGAGTGCTGACCATGCCCAGAATGAGCAAAAAGATGTGCCCATCTGCACAGTCGAAGAGCTGGGTCAGGCTGATGCGGTTATCTTCGGCACCCCCACCCGTTTTGGCAATATGTGCGGGCAAATGCGTCAGTTTCTTGACTCAACAGGACAACTCTGGATGCTGGGAGCCTTGATCGGCAAGCCAGGCAGCGTCATTACAAGCTCGAACACCCAGCATGGCGGCCAGGAGTCAACCATTCTCAGCTTTCATATCAGCCTCTTACATCATGGCATGGTTATTGTCGGCCTGCCCTATTCCTTCCAGGGACAAATGACCACGGATGAGATCACTGGCGGTTCTCCCTATGGCGCATCAGTTATTGCCGGTCATGATGGCAGCCGCCTGCCCAGTGCAAACGAACTTGCCGGTGCCCGTTTCCAGGGAGAGCATGTGGCAAAGATCGCCAAAAAGCTTATGGCATAA
- a CDS encoding DUF2283 domain-containing protein, whose amino-acid sequence MSENRMKYFAQEDILHLALSDEAEAGSVEVSPNITAELNAEGELIGIEIIGASTFIRDSVLDSVQARLLQLGKTAL is encoded by the coding sequence ATGTCTGAAAACCGTATGAAATATTTTGCTCAGGAAGATATTCTGCATCTTGCTCTGTCCGATGAAGCGGAGGCGGGCAGTGTTGAGGTCAGTCCGAATATCACGGCGGAGCTGAATGCTGAAGGGGAGTTGATCGGTATTGAGATTATCGGGGCGAGTACGTTTATCCGGGATTCGGTGCTGGACAGCGTGCAGGCGCGGCTGCTTCAGTTGGGCAAGACAGCGTTGTAA